The Legionella cincinnatiensis genome includes a region encoding these proteins:
- a CDS encoding SDR family NAD(P)-dependent oxidoreductase, with protein sequence MAKLKNKIALITGGTKSIGLSIAESFCKKGATVIVTGRLSKPEGEKFAQSIGASDYLHLDVCSEQNWQEVAEYIENKYHRLDILVNNAGIDSAPKSDKPQDIENCSLDDWRVVHAVNLDGTFLGCKTMMPLLKKSANASIINMGSRSGLVGIPSNAAYASSKAAILNLTRTVAMHCAQKDYPIRCNVIVPAAILTEMWNSEFGQDEERTQRIEAYTNTIPLKRMGQASEVANLAVFLASDDSLFITGSQYNIDGGIMAGNGSYGSNKNSSMHRFFGLPKMGLIEEKTSSSQLSFPSIEQSENQNSL encoded by the coding sequence ATGGCAAAATTAAAGAATAAAATTGCATTAATTACAGGTGGTACCAAATCAATTGGTCTTTCAATTGCAGAGTCATTTTGTAAAAAAGGCGCTACCGTAATTGTAACAGGAAGGCTCTCAAAGCCTGAAGGAGAAAAATTTGCACAATCAATAGGGGCTAGCGATTATCTCCACTTAGATGTTTGTTCTGAACAAAATTGGCAAGAGGTAGCAGAATACATTGAAAACAAATATCATAGACTTGATATCTTAGTGAATAATGCCGGTATAGATTCTGCTCCCAAATCAGATAAACCTCAAGATATAGAAAATTGCTCTCTTGACGATTGGCGAGTTGTTCATGCAGTGAACTTGGATGGAACGTTTTTGGGATGTAAAACGATGATGCCGCTTTTGAAAAAGAGCGCTAATGCGTCAATTATTAATATGGGTTCTCGCTCAGGTTTAGTAGGGATTCCTTCTAATGCTGCTTATGCGTCAAGTAAGGCTGCTATTTTGAATCTTACACGAACAGTAGCTATGCATTGTGCCCAAAAAGACTATCCTATTCGCTGCAATGTTATTGTGCCTGCGGCTATTTTGACTGAAATGTGGAACTCAGAATTTGGCCAGGATGAAGAACGTACTCAACGTATTGAGGCGTACACAAATACAATTCCGCTGAAACGTATGGGACAAGCAAGTGAAGTGGCAAATCTTGCTGTGTTTTTAGCGTCTGATGATTCTTTGTTTATTACAGGCTCCCAATATAATATTGATGGTGGCATTATGGCAGGTAATGGTTCTTATGGATCAAATAAAAATAGTTCTATGCATCGATTTTTTGGATTGCCAAAAATGGGGCTGATAGAAGAAAAAACATCCTCCTCTCAATTGTCTTTCCCATCCATTGAGCAGAGTGAGAATCAGAATAGTTTATGA
- a CDS encoding multidrug effflux MFS transporter, with protein sequence MLSSLFRLPLVPLIVISLLGCCMEIDISLPSFPSIMTYFGSTEAQVQSTLSLNFLAFCLSGLLYGPLSESWGRRGLMIFGATCFLIGAVGCVFSFSIYQLMFWRFIQGLGASSTLVMGFAMISDRYSGEVAANYIGKINAYVTIFMAAAPILGSAIINYFTWRANFTFVAIIALISWLFLIWQLPETKINKQPLNILTLFKDYWTVFSHGKFLIYASMPNMLVTAYLTFVGSASFYYINTSKLSYFQFAMQQGLIVLLFSLTSFYADKVIAKIGSRKAVNLGMMCCTIAIVLFTYFAFQYPDSPRLITFAMCWMAVGCAFPMSVTFAQSLEILPNLKGTCSSFIMSTRLFVSSGAVALTGLLFDGSMRPVALVIDGAIILGISMYFLIERMTTSKDSLLKVT encoded by the coding sequence ATGTTATCCAGTTTATTTCGGTTGCCGCTTGTACCACTCATTGTTATTTCATTATTGGGATGCTGTATGGAAATCGACATTTCCTTACCCAGTTTTCCTAGCATTATGACTTATTTCGGTAGCACAGAAGCACAAGTTCAAAGTACATTAAGTCTTAATTTTTTGGCATTTTGTCTTTCTGGATTGTTGTATGGACCATTATCAGAATCTTGGGGTAGGCGAGGTTTAATGATTTTTGGTGCAACTTGCTTCTTGATTGGAGCAGTTGGTTGCGTATTTTCATTTTCTATATATCAATTAATGTTTTGGCGCTTTATCCAAGGCTTAGGTGCTAGTAGTACTTTAGTGATGGGTTTTGCTATGATCTCCGATCGGTATAGTGGCGAAGTGGCTGCAAATTACATTGGTAAAATTAACGCTTACGTTACTATTTTTATGGCCGCAGCCCCCATTTTAGGGAGCGCTATTATCAATTATTTTACTTGGCGAGCGAATTTTACCTTCGTTGCAATCATTGCTTTGATTTCCTGGCTTTTTTTGATCTGGCAATTGCCGGAAACTAAAATCAACAAACAACCTTTAAATATTTTGACTCTATTTAAAGATTATTGGACAGTTTTCTCACATGGTAAATTTTTAATTTATGCCAGTATGCCTAATATGTTAGTTACGGCTTATTTAACATTTGTTGGTAGCGCTTCTTTTTATTATATTAATACGTCTAAATTATCATATTTCCAATTCGCCATGCAACAAGGATTAATTGTATTGCTATTCTCACTTACTAGTTTTTATGCTGATAAAGTGATCGCAAAAATTGGAAGTCGAAAAGCGGTTAATTTGGGGATGATGTGTTGCACAATAGCCATTGTGCTTTTCACTTATTTTGCATTCCAGTATCCAGATTCTCCACGGCTGATTACATTTGCAATGTGCTGGATGGCGGTAGGCTGTGCTTTTCCAATGAGCGTCACTTTTGCACAATCCTTGGAAATTTTACCTAACCTAAAGGGGACATGCTCTTCATTCATTATGTCCACTCGCTTGTTTGTTTCATCAGGGGCTGTGGCTTTAACTGGACTGCTATTTGATGGCTCGATGCGTCCTGTTGCTCTTGTTATCGATGGTGCTATCATTTTAGGAATAAGCATGTATTTCCTAATAGAACGAATGACAACTTCCAAAGATAGTCTATTGAAAGTAACTTGA
- the mutH gene encoding DNA mismatch repair endonuclease MutH produces MISLLKNTPPQTETELMERCSSIAGLSLTQLSLSLDLLIPIDSHQRKGWVGQAIELALGANAFNKSLPDFKDLGIELKTLPIGKSGRPTESTFITSIPLLTIHQQQWKTSQCYAKLKRILWIPIEGDTEIPYPHRRIGQGFLWSPGIEQERILAADWNYLTLQISTGNLEALDAKSGDYLQVRPKAANGRSLCYGFDSHGNKIKTLPRGFYLRSSFTAKILG; encoded by the coding sequence ATGATTTCACTGCTAAAAAACACACCACCACAAACTGAAACTGAATTAATGGAACGTTGCTCAAGTATCGCTGGACTTAGTTTGACTCAATTAAGTTTGAGCTTAGATTTATTGATTCCAATTGATTCTCATCAACGAAAAGGGTGGGTTGGACAGGCGATTGAATTAGCTTTAGGAGCCAACGCCTTTAACAAATCATTACCGGATTTCAAAGATTTAGGCATAGAACTTAAAACTCTTCCTATTGGGAAATCTGGAAGACCTACTGAATCCACCTTTATTACATCTATTCCTTTACTAACAATTCATCAACAACAATGGAAAACGTCACAATGTTATGCGAAGCTCAAAAGGATTTTATGGATTCCTATAGAAGGGGATACGGAGATTCCTTATCCACACCGAAGGATTGGCCAAGGCTTTTTATGGTCTCCAGGCATAGAACAAGAGCGTATTCTCGCGGCTGATTGGAATTATTTAACATTACAAATCAGCACTGGGAATCTTGAAGCTCTTGATGCAAAATCAGGAGATTATTTACAAGTTAGACCTAAAGCTGCAAACGGAAGATCCTTATGCTATGGATTTGATAGTCATGGCAATAAAATCAAAACATTACCACGCGGATTTTACCTAAGAAGTAGTTTTACCGCAAAAATCTTGGGATAA
- a CDS encoding mechanosensitive ion channel domain-containing protein, whose amino-acid sequence MSRSRKFATFAFFLFFGCSLYAATTSAPVKNPTTFIEYLTQEKTHLIASIQETTQPITLKNEKEYAAKMKQVSSILTMIDVKIKSLEGFLEHENKEQSYLNQRLKLLQQLPIIKEDTTIPERVARVENLLLINKQTIELTTDNLKLANDYQSALTEEIKNLELWHSNFVLEQKLVQIRTLKEKLNRQLLELYENINNQPDKRSKQAPLSSSDYEAKLLINNQNIAVVQNRINALNIQRTLVKGDMIFLKNPDTKNLQLITDIYKDALNQYSKIEKSLRQINTFLENEAKLVNAASLKQSISSLQKTLTQEINDSNKQKQLLVKSLTDYQTQLKKLMSSRQTLADYNINSWPLILNKIAAIPGLFYKYIKILSLKVYDSYLWLSPLSVVVLWSGFVIIAVISFLISRFLKTLGRDKERSRLTGYLYDGVLVLVQRNIPYLCIVSMLWILLAITHISFANYQLLFKLIAVWFTFKILILIARLVLLERITDSSGKDVKLYYRLKWLLLFGGWTTALMTIGHLLPLSILIQDIFNRLFMLFILTVSLVAWKSKDVIPYLLRPLLNSQKRYVRNAISLLVILVPITVFSTAVIGLFGFTNLAWSMSLYQAYALLVLVGYILARGLLFDALELFSELMISSLRNGWLWIEVFLKPIDNIMRILLLITSILVLFQLFGWHSDSLVMINLGKFAQYAIVNFPGIHITVYSTIEFFMLLAFFAWASKWTREFCYRWVYKNTKDPGIRHSLSVFSQYAVVLLGGFVTLHVLGFDFSGMSMIIGGLAVGMGFGLRDFASNIVGGLMLLIERPVREGDLVTIGEHEGRVAHIGIRSMRVSSWDNMEVLIPNAETFNKPFTNWTHQDSIVRTVFPIKVSRSDDPVMIQQIILDVLATTPEIVADPPAQVFLKKIDEALLEFEARYFINVQIHTRFEVRSKVLFAIMAQFKAANVKPPIEPIAVEIKEKEGHNDFTAKKHTTTN is encoded by the coding sequence ATGTCCAGAAGTCGAAAATTCGCCACTTTTGCATTCTTTTTGTTTTTTGGTTGTTCATTATACGCGGCAACCACCTCAGCGCCTGTAAAGAATCCTACCACTTTCATCGAGTACTTAACCCAAGAAAAAACACATTTGATTGCGTCAATTCAGGAAACCACGCAACCAATAACTCTGAAAAATGAAAAAGAATACGCTGCTAAAATGAAGCAGGTATCCTCAATACTTACAATGATAGATGTTAAAATAAAAAGCTTAGAGGGTTTTCTTGAGCATGAGAATAAAGAACAGAGCTACTTAAATCAGCGTTTAAAGCTTCTGCAGCAATTACCTATTATTAAAGAAGACACCACGATTCCTGAACGGGTTGCAAGGGTAGAAAATTTACTTTTAATTAATAAACAAACCATAGAGCTCACTACTGATAATTTAAAACTTGCAAATGATTATCAATCGGCGCTTACTGAGGAAATAAAGAACTTAGAGCTTTGGCATTCAAATTTTGTTCTTGAACAAAAGTTAGTACAAATAAGAACCTTAAAAGAAAAGCTTAATCGACAACTGCTTGAGCTTTATGAAAATATTAACAATCAGCCTGATAAGCGCTCTAAGCAAGCACCCTTATCTTCATCTGATTATGAAGCAAAGCTACTGATTAATAATCAAAATATTGCTGTTGTTCAAAATCGTATTAATGCCTTAAACATTCAAAGAACGCTTGTTAAAGGGGATATGATTTTTCTTAAAAATCCTGATACAAAAAATTTACAATTAATTACTGATATTTATAAAGATGCATTAAATCAATATTCCAAGATTGAAAAATCTTTACGGCAAATAAATACTTTTCTTGAGAATGAAGCCAAACTAGTTAATGCTGCTAGTTTGAAGCAATCGATTAGTTCGTTACAGAAAACTTTAACTCAAGAGATCAATGACTCAAACAAACAAAAACAACTTTTGGTTAAAAGTTTAACAGACTATCAAACACAACTTAAAAAATTGATGTCTTCAAGACAAACTCTGGCTGATTATAACATTAATAGTTGGCCACTTATTCTTAATAAGATAGCCGCGATTCCTGGTTTATTTTATAAATATATAAAGATATTAAGTTTAAAAGTTTATGATAGTTATTTATGGTTAAGTCCTTTATCTGTGGTCGTGTTATGGAGTGGGTTTGTAATAATAGCGGTTATTTCATTTTTAATAAGCCGTTTCTTAAAAACTTTAGGTAGAGATAAAGAACGATCACGTTTAACCGGTTACTTATACGATGGGGTGCTGGTTTTAGTACAAAGAAATATACCTTATCTTTGTATCGTGTCTATGTTGTGGATTTTGCTCGCTATTACTCATATTTCCTTCGCGAATTATCAATTATTATTTAAATTAATTGCGGTATGGTTCACTTTTAAAATTTTAATTTTAATTGCCCGTTTAGTTTTATTAGAGCGAATAACAGACTCTTCGGGAAAAGATGTTAAATTGTATTACCGTTTAAAATGGTTATTGCTTTTCGGTGGATGGACAACCGCTTTAATGACAATTGGTCATTTACTTCCTCTGTCTATTTTAATTCAGGATATATTTAACCGATTATTTATGTTGTTTATTTTGACCGTATCTTTGGTTGCCTGGAAAAGTAAAGACGTCATTCCTTATCTACTTCGACCTTTGTTAAATAGTCAGAAACGATATGTTAGAAATGCTATTTCTTTATTGGTTATTTTAGTGCCAATCACCGTGTTTTCTACTGCTGTAATTGGATTATTTGGGTTTACTAATTTAGCGTGGAGCATGAGTTTATATCAAGCATATGCTTTACTAGTATTGGTAGGTTATATTCTCGCACGAGGATTACTCTTTGATGCCCTTGAATTGTTTTCTGAATTAATGATTTCCTCATTACGAAATGGATGGCTATGGATTGAGGTTTTTTTAAAGCCTATAGACAATATAATGCGGATTTTATTGCTTATTACAAGTATTCTAGTTTTATTTCAATTATTTGGTTGGCATTCTGACTCTTTAGTCATGATTAATTTAGGAAAATTTGCGCAATATGCGATTGTTAATTTTCCTGGTATTCATATTACTGTATATAGCACAATCGAGTTTTTTATGCTCCTTGCATTTTTTGCTTGGGCTTCAAAGTGGACTCGAGAGTTTTGTTATCGATGGGTCTATAAAAATACAAAAGATCCAGGAATACGTCACAGCCTTTCGGTCTTTAGCCAATATGCAGTAGTTCTTTTAGGTGGTTTTGTAACACTCCATGTACTGGGATTTGATTTTAGCGGGATGTCAATGATCATTGGAGGCTTAGCTGTAGGTATGGGATTTGGCTTACGGGATTTTGCCAGCAATATTGTCGGGGGCCTTATGCTTCTTATTGAAAGACCAGTAAGAGAAGGTGATTTAGTCACTATAGGGGAGCATGAAGGACGAGTTGCTCATATTGGTATTCGTTCCATGCGTGTTTCTTCATGGGATAATATGGAAGTGTTAATTCCTAATGCAGAAACTTTTAATAAACCTTTTACGAACTGGACACACCAAGACAGTATTGTCAGAACAGTTTTTCCTATAAAAGTGAGCCGTTCAGATGATCCAGTGATGATTCAACAAATTATCCTAGATGTTTTGGCAACTACCCCAGAAATTGTTGCTGATCCGCCTGCTCAGGTTTTTCTCAAGAAAATCGATGAGGCACTGCTTGAATTTGAAGCACGCTATTTTATCAATGTGCAAATTCATACTCGTTTTGAAGTACGATCTAAAGTGTTGTTTGCTATTATGGCTCAATTTAAAGCGGCAAATGTAAAACCTCCTATTGAACCTATTGCAGTTGAGATTAAAGAGAAAGAGGGACATAATGATTTCACTGCTAAAAAACACACCACCACAAACTGA
- the aspS gene encoding aspartate--tRNA ligase gives MRTHHCLEVNELSLGKEVIVCGWIHNRRDHGGVIFLDIRDSSGLLQVVYEPENVNAFCDAEKLRSEFVVRVTGLVRQRPAGMINEAMATGTVEVVGTQLEILNQSPTPPFLPDDFQMVNEDLRYKYRYIDLRRPAMKHKLTVRHQLNSCIRTYLNEQNFLDIETPMLTKATPEGARDYLVPSRVHPGQFYALPQSPQLFKQLLMISGFDKYYQIVRCFRDEDLRADRQPEFTQLDIEMAFIDEENILNLIEGLLKTVFKQILNVDLPEKLNRMPYAEAMRRFGSDKPDLRNPLELVDVADLVKESDFKVFSVAANDADSRVVALKLPGGCDLSRKDLDDYGRFVSIYGAKGLAYIKVNNLDEGMTGLQSPILKFLPEDAVSAILHRTEAKTGDVIFFGADKNHIVNESMGALRIKLGHDKKLLKESWELLWIIDWPMFERDYESNKLSPMHHPFTSPKDLDPNNLHANPTHTLAKAYDIVINGYEIGGGSIRIHQSELQKAVFELLGINEQEAQEKFGFLLDALQYGAPPHGGIALGIDRLAMLLTDSTSIRDVIAFPKTQTASCPLTSAPSPTGSAQLTELGIRLAPTTQTK, from the coding sequence ATGCGCACACACCATTGTTTAGAGGTTAATGAATTAAGTTTAGGGAAAGAAGTGATTGTATGCGGCTGGATTCATAATCGTCGTGACCATGGTGGAGTAATATTTTTAGATATTCGTGATAGCTCAGGCTTATTGCAAGTGGTGTATGAGCCAGAAAATGTAAACGCTTTTTGTGATGCAGAAAAGCTTCGTTCCGAATTTGTAGTACGAGTGACGGGTCTTGTTCGTCAACGACCTGCTGGTATGATTAATGAAGCCATGGCAACTGGAACAGTTGAAGTAGTTGGTACGCAACTGGAAATTCTAAATCAATCACCTACACCTCCATTCTTGCCTGATGATTTTCAGATGGTTAATGAAGACTTGCGCTATAAATACCGCTACATTGATTTGCGACGTCCTGCTATGAAGCATAAGCTAACTGTACGACACCAGTTAAATAGCTGTATTCGTACCTATCTTAACGAGCAAAATTTCCTTGATATTGAAACCCCCATGTTAACGAAGGCGACACCTGAAGGGGCACGTGATTATTTAGTACCTTCAAGAGTACATCCTGGTCAATTCTATGCGCTACCGCAATCGCCACAACTATTCAAACAATTATTAATGATTTCAGGATTTGACAAATACTATCAGATCGTTCGTTGTTTTCGTGATGAAGATCTGCGTGCTGATAGACAACCTGAATTTACACAGCTTGATATTGAAATGGCTTTTATTGATGAAGAGAATATTTTAAATCTTATTGAGGGCTTACTAAAAACCGTATTTAAGCAAATCCTTAATGTGGATTTACCTGAAAAACTCAACAGAATGCCTTATGCTGAAGCAATGAGGCGCTTTGGTAGTGATAAACCAGACTTGCGTAACCCTTTAGAGCTTGTCGATGTAGCAGATTTAGTAAAAGAATCTGATTTCAAAGTATTTTCAGTTGCTGCGAATGATGCTGACTCAAGAGTTGTTGCCTTAAAGTTACCTGGAGGTTGCGATCTTAGTAGAAAAGATTTGGATGATTATGGACGTTTTGTTTCTATTTACGGGGCTAAGGGACTTGCTTATATTAAAGTAAATAATCTGGATGAAGGAATGACAGGGCTACAATCGCCGATTTTGAAGTTCCTTCCAGAGGATGCCGTTAGTGCTATTTTACATCGTACAGAAGCCAAAACAGGTGATGTTATTTTCTTTGGTGCTGATAAAAATCATATAGTCAATGAATCTATGGGAGCATTGCGAATTAAATTAGGGCATGACAAAAAATTGCTCAAAGAAAGTTGGGAATTGTTATGGATTATTGATTGGCCAATGTTTGAGCGGGATTACGAGAGTAACAAATTAAGTCCTATGCATCATCCTTTTACTTCACCAAAAGATTTGGACCCTAATAATTTGCACGCCAACCCTACCCATACATTAGCCAAAGCTTATGATATAGTAATTAATGGCTATGAAATTGGTGGTGGATCGATACGTATTCACCAATCAGAGTTACAAAAAGCAGTGTTTGAATTACTTGGAATTAATGAACAAGAAGCTCAGGAAAAATTTGGCTTTTTACTAGATGCTTTACAATATGGAGCTCCGCCACATGGAGGAATAGCGCTTGGCATCGACCGTTTAGCTATGTTATTAACAGATTCAACATCCATTAGAGATGTAATTGCTTTTCCTAAAACTCAAACAGCATCGTGTCCTTTAACGAGTGCACCGTCACCTACGGGTAGTGCACAACTAACAGAATTAGGAATAAGACTTGCTCCAACTACGCAAACTAAATAA
- a CDS encoding DUF502 domain-containing protein, whose amino-acid sequence MKTLSLRRYLLAGLVVWLPILITIGVLRFIIDLLDNTLALIPKVYQPEQLIGHHIPGLGVILSLVILLVTGVVATNYFGQRLVAWGESILSKIPLVRSIYKTVKQVINAVVSTNSEAFRKVVIIEYPRKGLWSIAFQTGTANSPINDKIKDTLISVFIPTTPNPTSGFLMMIPKRDVVELDMSIDEALKFIISLGVMPPTPSAALLATS is encoded by the coding sequence GTGAAAACACTGTCATTAAGACGCTATTTACTTGCTGGATTAGTGGTATGGCTACCCATACTTATTACCATTGGTGTGTTACGATTCATTATTGACTTGCTTGATAATACATTAGCTTTAATTCCTAAAGTCTATCAGCCTGAACAATTGATAGGACATCATATTCCTGGTCTAGGAGTTATTTTATCATTAGTGATATTGCTAGTCACAGGAGTAGTCGCTACTAATTATTTTGGCCAAAGACTGGTTGCATGGGGTGAGTCTATTCTTTCAAAAATCCCCTTGGTGCGTTCAATTTATAAAACAGTCAAGCAAGTAATTAATGCGGTTGTATCAACAAACAGCGAAGCCTTTCGTAAAGTAGTCATCATTGAATACCCGCGCAAAGGATTATGGAGTATTGCTTTTCAAACTGGAACAGCAAATAGCCCAATTAATGATAAAATAAAAGATACACTAATTTCTGTATTTATACCTACTACTCCTAATCCCACTTCGGGTTTTCTGATGATGATTCCTAAGCGAGATGTTGTAGAGTTGGATATGAGTATTGATGAAGCACTAAAATTTATAATTTCTTTAGGAGTAATGCCGCCTACACCAAGTGCAGCATTACTGGCAACAAGTTAA
- a CDS encoding FmdB family zinc ribbon protein, producing MPIYEYQCTSCHHHFDLMQKISDDPIKQCPVCYKDTVVKLVSAAGFQLKGTGWYATDFKNKSSKSEEGGGAKKDDSSATVQAKETTASKTTQDGDTK from the coding sequence ATTTATGAATATCAATGTACAAGTTGTCATCACCATTTTGACTTGATGCAAAAAATCAGTGACGATCCAATAAAACAATGTCCCGTTTGTTATAAGGATACCGTAGTTAAATTGGTTTCCGCTGCTGGTTTCCAATTGAAGGGTACTGGATGGTATGCTACTGACTTTAAAAACAAAAGCAGTAAGTCAGAAGAGGGAGGAGGAGCTAAGAAAGATGACTCTTCTGCCACAGTTCAGGCAAAGGAGACTACTGCATCTAAAACAACACAAGATGGTGATACTAAGTGA